The genomic window GGCGCAGCGTGGCGGTGCGGTTGGTCTTCCGCGCCGCCGATCGCACCCTGACCGATGCCGATGTGGAGCAGGCGATGGGCCGCCTGCGGACTTCCCTGGAGCGCGAGCTTGACGTCACCGTACGTACGTCCTGACCTGCCGGCACTGGCCGAACTCGATCGGGTGCTCCGGCACCTGACCGACGAGTTGGCCGGATGGCGCCGTCGCTGCCTCAAGGCGGAAGCGGAGCTGCAGGGACTCAAGGCCCAGGACGGCATGGTGCCGGGGCAGCAGGTGATCGGGATGCAGGCGCGCACGCTCGACCTGCAGCGCGAGAACCTCGACCTGCGTGCGCGCGTCGACCGTGCCCGCGACATGGTCGTCCGGCTGCAGCAGCGGCTCGCCTTTCTCGAGCAGGAATTCGGGTCGGAGGCACGCTCGTGAGCGAGGCCCCCAAGCAGTCGGTGCGCGTGGTGGTCGGGGGCGAGGAACTGGTGGTCCGTTCCGAGTTGCCCGCCGAATACACCCGCGACGTCGCCGCGTACCTCGATGACAAGCTGCGCGGCATCCGGGCGATGCTGCCGACCCTGGAGGCCCACAAGGCCGCCATCCTTGCCGGGCTCGCCGTGACCGACGAGCTCTTTCGTGCCCGTCGTACCGACGGGGAAGTGGCCAGCCGCATCACGGCGCTGGCCGATGACCTGACGCGTCTCCTGCCGCCTGCCAAGCGCGGCCCCCGTGGGGGCGCGACCGAGTGACCACTGCCCGGTGCCGCCTGGCACCGGTCGAGGGCATAAATGATGGATACGACGCTGATGATCGCCGCAGTCGGCGGTCTGGTGGTGGGCGTTCCGATCGGGATGTTCCTCTGGAACATGGTGCTCGCGCGCAGTGCCCGCTCCTTGCGGGCGCTGGGCGACCGGGCCCGACAGGACGCCGCGGAGCTGGTGGCAGCCGCCGAGCGCGACGCCGGGGTGACCCGCGAGCGCCAGGTGGTGGCGGCCCGTGAGGAAGCAGTCGCCATCAAGGAAGAGGCGGCGCGCGAGGCGGCCCGACGCCGCGATGAGGTCGACAAGGCGGAGCGTCGACTGGCTGATCGCGAAGCCCAGGTCGCGGAGCGGCAGGATCGGCTGCGCACCGAGGAGAAGGCGGTGGAACAGCGTCGCGGCGAGTTCGCCGCGCGCGAACAGGGGCTGATGGCCCGGCAAGCCGAGTTGACGCTGCTGCATGGCGAAGTGCAGCAGCGGCTCGAGCGCGTCGCCGGGCTCAGCGCCGAGGCCGCCGCCCGCGAGGTCCGGCAACAGGTCGAGGACGAGGCGCGGACCCAGGCCGCTGCCGCCGGTCGCGAGATCCGGGAGCGCGCCAAGCGCGAGGCGGACAAGGATGCCCGGCGCATTCTCGCGATCACCACCCAGCGACTCGCCGCCGAGCACACCGCCGAGTCGACCGTCTCGGCGGTCGCCCTCCCCAACGACGAGATGAAGGGCCGGATCATCGGGCGCGAGGGGCGGAACATCCGTGCCTTCGAGCTTGCCACCGGCGTTGATGTCATTATCGACGACACCCCGGACACCGTGGTGATCTCCTGCTTCGATCCGGTGCGTCGCGAGGTCGCGCGGCGCGCGCTCGACGCGCTCGTCGTCGACGGCCGGATCCATCCGGGCCGCATCGAGGAAGTCGTCGTCAAGGCGAAGACCGAGCTCGATGCCCAGCTGGTCGAGATGGGAGAGCGTGCCGCGCACGACGTCGGCGTGCACGGGCTGCATCCGGAGTTGATCCGCCTCATCGGGCGGATGCGCTACCGCAGTTCCTACGGCCAGAACCTCTACGAACACTCGAAGGAAGTCGCCTGGCTCGCCGGGATGATGGCCGCCGAGCTCAAGCTCGACGTCGCCCTCGCGCGCCGCGGCGGCCTGCTCCACGACATCGGCAAGGTCCTCACCCACGAGCACGAGGGCACCCACGTCCAGCTCGGCGTCGAGGTCTGCCGCCGCCATGGCGAATCGGCCGCCGTGCTCAACTGCATCGAGGCGCACCACGACGACGTGCCGCACGACAGCAGCGAATCGGTGCTGGTGCAAGCGTCGGACTCGGTCAGCGGATCACGGCCGGGTGCGCGGCGCGAGGCGTTCGAGACGTACGTCAAGCGGCTCACCAAGCTCGAGGAGATCGCCGGCGGCTATCCCGGTGTCGAGAAGACCACGGTGATTCAAGCGGGGCGTGAGGTGCGGGTGATCGTGCAGCCCGAGAAGATCGACGATGCCGCGGCGCAGCTCCTCTCGGAGACCATCGCCAGGCGCATCGAACAGGAACTCCAATACCCCGGACAGATTCGCGTGACCGTCATTCGTGAGACCCGTGCCACCGACGTGGCCAAGTGAGCGCCCGCCTTCTGGACGGCGTCGCGATGGCGGCCGCCATTCGTGGGGAAGTGGCGGCCCGTGTCGCCGAGCTCCGGCGCAACGGCCTTGTCCCAGGGCTGGCCGTGGTGCTGGTTGGTGAGAATCCCGCCTCGCAGATCTACGTCCGCTCCAAGGGGAAGGCGTGCCTGGAGGCGGGGATGCACTCCGAGACCATCGTGCTTCCCCTCGAGACAACGGAAGCGGAACTCTTCGCCACCATCGATCGCCTCAACGCCGACCCGGCGATCCACGGCATGCTGATTCAGCTGCCGCTCCCGCCGCACATCGACACCGACAAGGTCCTCCGGCATATCGACCCCGCGAAGGATGTGGACGGATTCCATCCGGTCAACGTCGGTCGGCTCGTCCTTGGCGACCCGGGCGCCCTGAAGCCGGCGACGCCCTCGGGCATTCAGCAGATGCTCATCCGCAGTGGCATCGAGACGAAGGGCGCGCATGCGGTCATCATCGGTCGTTCGACGATCGTCGGTCGCCCGATGGCCAACCTGCTCATCCAATCCGGCATCGGCGGTGATGCGACGGTGACCGTCGCCCACTCGCGCAGCCGCGATCTCCCCGCCATCTGCCGGAGCGCCGACATTCTCGTCGTGGCGATCGGTCGCGCCGAGTTCGTCACCGCGGACATGGTGAAGCCGGGCGCGACCATCATCGACGTTGGCATCAATCGGGTGGATGACGCCTCGCGCCCGCGCGGCTACCGCGTCGCCGGCGACGTCGATTTCGGGCCCGTATCGGAAGTGGCCGGGGCGATCACGCCGGTGCCGGGTGGGGTGGGGCCGATGACGATCGCGATGCTGCTCTCCAATACGCTGCAGGCGGCCACGGCCGCGCCGCTGACCTGGTGAGCACG from Gemmatimonadota bacterium includes these protein-coding regions:
- a CDS encoding cell division protein ZapA, with protein sequence MSEAPKQSVRVVVGGEELVVRSELPAEYTRDVAAYLDDKLRGIRAMLPTLEAHKAAILAGLAVTDELFRARRTDGEVASRITALADDLTRLLPPAKRGPRGGATE
- a CDS encoding bifunctional 5,10-methylene-tetrahydrofolate dehydrogenase/5,10-methylene-tetrahydrofolate cyclohydrolase yields the protein MSARLLDGVAMAAAIRGEVAARVAELRRNGLVPGLAVVLVGENPASQIYVRSKGKACLEAGMHSETIVLPLETTEAELFATIDRLNADPAIHGMLIQLPLPPHIDTDKVLRHIDPAKDVDGFHPVNVGRLVLGDPGALKPATPSGIQQMLIRSGIETKGAHAVIIGRSTIVGRPMANLLIQSGIGGDATVTVAHSRSRDLPAICRSADILVVAIGRAEFVTADMVKPGATIIDVGINRVDDASRPRGYRVAGDVDFGPVSEVAGAITPVPGGVGPMTIAMLLSNTLQAATAAPLTW
- the rny gene encoding ribonuclease Y — protein: MMDTTLMIAAVGGLVVGVPIGMFLWNMVLARSARSLRALGDRARQDAAELVAAAERDAGVTRERQVVAAREEAVAIKEEAAREAARRRDEVDKAERRLADREAQVAERQDRLRTEEKAVEQRRGEFAAREQGLMARQAELTLLHGEVQQRLERVAGLSAEAAAREVRQQVEDEARTQAAAAGREIRERAKREADKDARRILAITTQRLAAEHTAESTVSAVALPNDEMKGRIIGREGRNIRAFELATGVDVIIDDTPDTVVISCFDPVRREVARRALDALVVDGRIHPGRIEEVVVKAKTELDAQLVEMGERAAHDVGVHGLHPELIRLIGRMRYRSSYGQNLYEHSKEVAWLAGMMAAELKLDVALARRGGLLHDIGKVLTHEHEGTHVQLGVEVCRRHGESAAVLNCIEAHHDDVPHDSSESVLVQASDSVSGSRPGARREAFETYVKRLTKLEEIAGGYPGVEKTTVIQAGREVRVIVQPEKIDDAAAQLLSETIARRIEQELQYPGQIRVTVIRETRATDVAK